A window from Mangifera indica cultivar Alphonso chromosome 2, CATAS_Mindica_2.1, whole genome shotgun sequence encodes these proteins:
- the LOC123209066 gene encoding methanol O-anthraniloyltransferase-like, with translation MASKISQSFSVTRQAPELIVPAEPTPQEVKKLSDIDDQQGFRFQVPLIFVYRKNHSPAMEVKDPVKVIREALSKALVFYYPLAGRLREGNNRKLMVDCNGQGVLFIEADANFSLDELDTEIHPPFSRLDELLYNVPGSDGILGCPLLLIQVTRLRCGGIIFALRINHTMTDAYGFVQFLNAMKEMAQGKQTPSITPVWQRHILSARNPPRITHIHHEYEQLDDSNDTLNTTNPNDLDHKSFFFGSEEISSLRNHLPPHLKNSSTFEIIIASVWKCRTAALQLNPDQTVRFSCIATIRGKSNGVHLPKGYYGNAFGLLAVCAKAGSLCGSGLGYAVELVKRAKAEMSGEYLKSVADLMVLKGRPRYTNVENFIVSNITKSGLAEIDFGWGEPVFGGPAGAISLISFYMKIKKGDGKNGILIPICLPKRNMVRFEGELKKMIAQEASLVCKL, from the exons ATGGCATCCAAAATTTCCCAATCTTTCTCAGTTACCAGGCAAGCCCCGGAGCTCATCGTTCCCGCGGAGCCGACACCGCAAGAAGTGAAGAAACTTTCAGATATAGACGATCAACAAGGGTTTAGGTTTCAGGTTCCGCTGATATTCGTCTACAGGAAAAATCATTCGCCTGCAATGGAAGTGAAAGATCCGGTGAAGGTCATCAGAGAAGCGTTAAGTAAAGCGCTAGTGTTCTATTATCCTTTGGCTGGAAGGCTGAGGGAAGGGAACAATCGGAAGCTTATGGTGGATTGCAATGGCCAAGGGGTTTTGTTCATTGAGGCTGATGCCAATTTCTCACTTGATGAACTTGATACTGAAATCCATCCGCCATTTTCACGCTTGGATGAGCTTCTGTATAACGTTCCAGGCTCCGATGGCATCCTTGGATGTCCACTGTTGCTTATTCAA GTGACTCGCCTGCGATGCGGTGGTATCATTTTCGCACTACGTATAAACCACACAATGACCGATGCATACGGCTTCGTCCAATTCCTAAACGCCATGAAGGAGATGGCTCAAGGAAAACAAACACCCTCGATAACTCCAGTATGGCAGCGCCACATCTTGAGCGCCAGAAACCCACCACGCATAACACATATCCACCATGAATACGAACAGCTCGACGACTCCAACGACACGCTCAACACCACAAACCCCAACGACCTCGACCACAAATCCTTCTTCTTTGGCTCTGAAGAGATCTCATCCCTCCGAAACCACCTCCCTCCCCACCTCAAAAACAGTTCAACATTCGAAATTATAATAGCCTCTGTATGGAAATGTCGGACGGCTGCTCTTCAATTGAATCCCGATCAGACTGTTCGGTTTTCTTGCATAGCGACCATCCGAGGCAAGAGCAACGGCGTTCATCTTCCTAAGGGCTATTACGGGAATGCCTTTGGATTGCTGGCGGTGTGTGCGAAGGCGGGGAGTTTGTGCGGGAGTGGGCTGGGGTATGCGGTGGAGTTGGTGAAGAGGGCGAAGGCGGAGATGAGTGGAGAGTATTTGAAATCAGTGGCGGATTTGATGGTGTTGAAGGGACGGCCACGGTACACGAATGTGGAGAATTTTATAGTGTCGAATATTACGAAATCGGGGCTTGCAGAGATCGATTTTGGGTGGGGGGAGCCAGTGTTTGGAGGGCCAGCGGGAGCTATATCATTGATTAGTTTCTATATGAAGATTAAAAAGGGGGATGGGAAGAATGGGATTCTGATTCCGATATGCTTGCCCAAACGGAATATGGTGAGGTTTGAGGGAGAGTTGAAGAAGATGATAGCTCAGGAAGCATCATTAGTATGTAAGCTCTAG
- the LOC123209718 gene encoding methanol O-anthraniloyltransferase-like has translation MQTPLKLKLLINSTMASKIFQSFSVTRQAPELIVPAEPTPQEVKELADIDDQQGYRFQIPLIFVYRNNHSPKTEVRDPVKVIREALSKALVFYYPLAGRLREGDNRKLMVDCNGQGVLFIEADANFSLDQLDNEIHPPFSRLDELLYNVPGSDGILGCPLMLIQVTRLLCGGFFFALRLNHTMADAYGIVQFLNAMEEMAQGKLTPSITPVWQRHILSARNPPRITHIHHEYEQLDNSNDTLNTTDPNDLDHKSFFFGSEEISSLRNHLPPHLKNSSTFEIIIASLWKCRTAALQLNPNQTVRFSCIATIRGKSNGVQLPKGYYGNAFGLPAVSAKAGSLCGSGLGYAVELVKRAKAEMSGEYLKSVADLMVLKGRPRYTNVENFIVSNVTKSGLAKIDFGWGKPVFGGAAGAVSLISFFMEIKRRDGKNGVLIPICLPKWNMVRFEGELKKMIAQGASLVCKL, from the exons ATGCAAACTCCATTAAAACTCAAGCTACTAATCAACTCAACAATGGCATCCAAAATTTTCCAATCTTTCTCAGTTACCAGGCAAGCCCCGGAGCTCATCGTTCCCGCGGAGCCGACACCGCAAGAAGTGAAGGAACTTGCAGATATAGACGATCAACAAGGGTACAGGTTTCAGATCCCGCTGATATTCGTCTACAGGAATAATCATTCACCTAAAACGGAAGTGCGAGATCCGGTGAAGGTTATCAGAGAAGCGTTAAGTAAAGCGCTAGTGTTTTATTATCCTTTGGCTGGAAGGCTGAGGGAAGGGGACAATCGGAAGCTTATGGTGGATTGCAATGGCCAAGGGGTTTTGTTTATTGAGGCTGATGCCAATTTCTCACTTGATCAACTTGATAATGAAATCCATCCACCATTTTCACGCTTGGATGAGCTTCTGTATAATGTTCCAGGCTCCGATGGCATCCTTGGATGTCCACTGATGCTTATTCAA GTGACTCGCCTGCTATGCGGTGGATTCTTTTTCGCACTACGTTTAAACCACACAATGGCCGATGCATACGGCATAGTCCAATTCCTAAACGCAATGGAAGAGATGGCTCAAGGAAAACTAACACCCTCAATAACTCCAGTATGGCAGCGCCACATCTTGAGCGCCAGAAACCCACCACGCATAACACATATCCACCATGAATACGAACAGCTCGACAACTCCAACGACACGCTCAACACCACAGACCCCAATGACCTCGACCACAAATCCTTCTTCTTTGGCTCTGAAGAGATCTCATCCCTCCGCAACCACCTCCCTCCCCACCTCAAAAACAGTTCAACATTCGAAATTATAATAGCCTCTTTATGGAAATGTCGGACGGCTGCTCTTCAATTGAATCCCAATCAGACTGTTCGGTTTTCTTGCATAGCGACTATCCGAGGCAAGAGCAACGGCGTTCAGCTTCCTAAGGGCTATTACGGGAATGCCTTTGGATTGCCGGCGGTGAGTGCGAAGGCGGGGAGTTTGTGCGGGAGTGGGCTGGGGTATGCGGTGGAGTTGGTGAAGAGGGCGAAGGCGGAGATGAGTGGAGAGTATTTGAAATCAGTGGCGGATTTGATGGTGTTGAAGGGACGGCCACGGTACACGAATGTGGAGAATTTTATAGTGTCGAATGTTACGAAATCGGGGCTTGCAAAGATTGATTTTGGGTGGGGGAAGCCTGTGTTTGGAGGAGCAGCGGGAGCTGTGTCGTTGATTAGTTTCTTTATGGAGATTAAAAGGAGGGATGGGAAGAATGGGGTTCTGATTCCGATATGCTTGCCCAAATGGAATATGGTGAGGTTTGAGGGAGAGTTGAAGAAGATGATAGCTCAGGGAGCATCATTAGTGTGTAAGCTCTAA
- the LOC123209065 gene encoding methanol O-anthraniloyltransferase-like, with the protein MASKISRSFSVTRQAPELIVPAEPTPQEVKKLSDIDDQQGFRFQIPVLFVYRKNHSPKTEVRDPVKVIREALSKALVFYYPLAGRLREGDNGKLMVDCNGQGILLIEADANFSLDQLDKEIHPPFSRLDELLYNVPGSDGILGCPLMLIQVTRLLCGGFVFALRLNHTMADAYGLVQFLNAMEEMAQGKLTPSITPVWQRHILSARDPPRITHIHHEYEQLDAANDTLNTTNPNDLDHKSFFFGSEEISSLRNHLPPHLKNSSTFEIIIASVWKCRTAALQLNPDQTVRFSCIASIRGKSNGVQLPKGYYGNAFGFPAACAKAGSLCGSGLGYAVELVKRAKAEMSGEYLKSVADLMVLKGRPRYTNVENFIVSNVTKSGLAEIDFGWGKPVFGGPAGAVSLISFCMEIKRRDGKNGVLIPICLPKWNMVRFEGELKKMIAQGASLVCKL; encoded by the exons ATGGCATCCAAAATTTCCCGATCTTTCTCAGTTACCAGGCAAGCCCCGGAGCTCATCGTTCCCGCGGAGCCGACACCGCAAGAAGTGAAGAAACTTTCAGATATAGACGATCAACAAGGGTTTAGGTTTCAGATTCCGGTGTTATTCGTCTACAGGAAAAATCATTCACCTAAAACGGAAGTGCGAGATCCGGTGAAGGTTATCAGAGAAGCGTTAAGTAAAGCGCTAGTGTTTTATTACCCTTTGGCTGGAAGGCTGAGGGAAGGGGACAATGGGAAGCTTATGGTGGATTGCAATGGCCAAGGGATTTTGCTTATTGAGGCTGATGCCAATTTCTCACTTGATCAACTTGATAAAGAAATCCATCCACCATTTTCACGCTTGGATGAGCTTCTGTATAATGTTCCAGGCTCCGATGGCATCCTTGGATGTCCACTAATGCTTATTCAA GTGACTCGCCTGCTATGCGGTGGATTCGTTTTCGCACTACGTTTAAACCACACAATGGCCGATGCATACGGCTTAGTCCAATTCCTAAACGCCATGGAAGAGATGGCTCAAGGAAAACTGACACCCTCAATAACTCCAGTATGGCAGCGCCACATCTTGAGCGCCAGAGACCCACCACGCATAACACATATCCACCATGAATACGAACAGCTCGACGCCGCCAACGACACCCTTAACACCACAAACCCCAATGACCTCGACCACAAATCCTTCTTCTTTGGCTCTGAAGAGATCTCATCCCTCCGCAACCACCTCCCTCCCCACCTCAAAAACAGTTCAACATTCGAAATTATAATAGCCTCTGTATGGAAATGTCGGACGGCTGCTCTTCAATTGAATCCCGATCAGACTGTTCGGTTTTCTTGCATAGCGAGCATCCGAGGCAAGAGCAACGGCGTTCAGCTTCCTAAGGGCTATTACGGGAATGCCTTTGGATTCCCGGCGGCGTGTGCGAAGGCGGGGAGTTTGTGCGGGAGTGGGCTGGGGTATGCGGTGGAGTTGGTGAAGAGGGCGAAGGCGGAGATGAGTGGAGAGTATTTGAAATCAGTGGCGGATTTGATGGTGTTGAAGGGACGGCCACGGTACACGAATGTGGAGAATTTTATAGTGTCGAATGTCACGAAATCGGGGCTTGCAGAGATTGATTTTGGGTGGGGGAAGCCAGTGTTTGGAGGACCGGCGGGAGCTGTGTCGTTGATTAGTTTCTGTATGGAGATTAAAAGGAGGGATGGGAAGAATGGGGTTCTGATTCCGATATGCTTGCCCAAATGGAATATGGTGAGGTTTGAGGGAGAGTTGAAGAAGATGATAGCTCAAGGAGCATCATTGGTATGTAAGCTCTAA